A section of the Saliniramus fredricksonii genome encodes:
- a CDS encoding DUF1674 domain-containing protein, with protein sequence MPGAAPGKPLSAAARRALEEAAERRAEIDARAAGITKDPERLGRGGLEPVRYNDWEIKGTACDF encoded by the coding sequence ATGCCCGGTGCGGCACCCGGCAAGCCGTTGAGCGCTGCCGCACGCCGGGCGCTCGAGGAAGCGGCCGAGCGCCGCGCGGAGATCGACGCCCGCGCCGCCGGGATCACGAAGGATCCCGAGCGCCTCGGGCGCGGCGGGCTGGAGCCCGTGCGCTACAACGATTGGGAGATCAAGGGCACCGCCTGCGATTTCTGA
- a CDS encoding DUF2125 domain-containing protein: protein MSSPDDSPPDSPDHDSDRDAAPPAPRRRTRRFWLFAPYILLVTLIVVWSAAWFYVRERVDGEIEARLVREANLGRNWDCADRNIGGYPFRIAISCASLIFTRSDGTTFSLGPTRAVAQVYQPRHVIIEAAGPFRGTDGVAAFEGDWESLQASITELGRGTEQFALDLRAPEITVRGTGTVPMEASAERVELYLRPAPDLAPGTGAVDIVMRASDARAPALDRLVGDDRPARVEIGARTTSLRSLRAGSPRQMAVNWRDAGGTLILEMIDIRKGDAHVQIAGELGLDEALRLQGRIEPSAAGIEDLVGRLLGGGQQQGNAMMMLDALAPRDETTMGPEDLRRFPPLDLRDGRVFMGPIPIPQVRLQPVF from the coding sequence ATGTCGAGCCCAGACGATTCACCGCCAGATTCTCCCGATCACGATTCCGACCGGGATGCCGCGCCACCGGCGCCGCGTCGCCGGACGCGCCGGTTCTGGCTGTTTGCGCCCTATATCCTGCTCGTGACACTGATCGTGGTATGGAGTGCGGCCTGGTTCTACGTGCGCGAGCGTGTCGACGGCGAGATCGAGGCCCGGCTGGTGCGCGAGGCCAATCTCGGGCGCAACTGGGATTGCGCCGATCGCAATATCGGCGGCTACCCGTTCCGCATCGCGATTTCCTGTGCGAGTCTGATCTTCACCCGCTCCGACGGCACCACCTTCTCGCTCGGGCCGACGCGGGCCGTGGCGCAGGTCTATCAGCCGCGCCACGTCATCATCGAAGCCGCAGGTCCTTTCCGCGGCACGGACGGCGTCGCCGCGTTCGAGGGCGATTGGGAAAGCCTGCAGGCCAGCATCACCGAGCTGGGACGCGGGACGGAGCAGTTCGCACTGGATCTGCGTGCACCCGAGATCACGGTCCGGGGGACGGGCACGGTTCCGATGGAGGCCTCCGCCGAACGGGTCGAGCTGTATTTGCGCCCCGCCCCCGATCTCGCACCCGGTACCGGTGCTGTCGACATCGTGATGCGCGCCAGCGACGCCCGCGCACCGGCACTTGACCGCCTGGTCGGCGATGATCGCCCGGCCCGGGTCGAGATCGGCGCGCGCACCACCAGTCTGCGCAGCCTGCGTGCCGGCTCGCCGCGCCAGATGGCCGTGAACTGGCGCGATGCGGGCGGGACACTCATTCTCGAGATGATCGATATCCGCAAGGGCGATGCGCATGTGCAGATCGCCGGGGAACTGGGTCTGGACGAGGCCTTGCGCCTTCAGGGCCGGATCGAGCCGTCAGCAGCGGGGATCGAGGATCTGGTCGGGCGCCTGCTCGGAGGCGGCCAGCAGCAGGGCAATGCAATGATGATGCTCGACGCGCTGGCGCCGCGCGACGAGACGACGATGGGGCCGGAAGACCTGCGCCGTTTCCCGCCGCTCGATCTGCGTGACGGCCGCGTCTTCATGGGGCCGATCCCGATCCCGCAGGTGCGGCTGCAACCGGTCTTCTGA
- a CDS encoding gamma-glutamylcyclotransferase — MEGENVTDGQLATDDLWVFGYGSLMWRPGFRYEECHRAELLGFHRALCVYSYVHRGTPDRPGLVLGLDRGGACTGMAFRVAARETEAVIAYLRAREQATMVYEESRVKVSLEDGREIEALTYVVDRAHEQYAGRLPTGELLRLIRQGVGQSGENPEYVIATAAHLQEMGVADPLLDGLSRALTGEHSDDGSEDGPQHPRP, encoded by the coding sequence ATCGAGGGCGAGAACGTGACCGACGGACAGCTTGCGACAGACGATCTCTGGGTCTTTGGCTACGGCTCGCTGATGTGGCGCCCGGGCTTTCGATACGAAGAGTGCCACCGGGCCGAGCTTCTGGGTTTCCATCGGGCCTTGTGCGTCTATTCCTACGTCCATCGTGGCACGCCGGATCGCCCGGGCCTCGTGCTCGGCCTCGATCGTGGCGGGGCCTGTACCGGTATGGCTTTCCGGGTCGCCGCGCGGGAAACGGAGGCGGTGATCGCCTATCTGCGGGCGCGCGAGCAGGCGACCATGGTGTATGAGGAAAGCCGGGTGAAGGTCTCCCTTGAAGACGGGCGCGAGATCGAGGCGCTCACCTACGTGGTCGATCGCGCGCACGAGCAATATGCCGGGCGTCTGCCCACAGGCGAACTCCTGCGCCTGATTCGGCAGGGGGTCGGGCAATCCGGCGAGAATCCCGAATACGTCATCGCCACGGCGGCGCATCTGCAGGAAATGGGCGTGGCCGATCCGCTGCTCGACGGTTTGTCGCGGGCGCTGACCGGTGAGCACTCCGACGACGGCAGCGAAGACGGCCCGCAACACCCCAGACCTTAG
- the acnA gene encoding aconitate hydratase AcnA: MSLDSFNCRREITVGDQKYTYFSIPEAEKNGLEGASRLPFSLKVLLENLLRHEDGRTVTRDDIAAVAAWLEDKGSAGREIAYRPARVLMQDFTGVPAVVDLAAMRDGITQLGGDPARINPLVPVDLVIDHSVIVDEFGTPKAFAHNVELEYQRNGERYRFLKWGQSAFDNFSVVPPGTGICHQVNLEYISQAVWTRKDEKTGETIAYPDTLVGTDSHTTMVNGLAVLGWGVGGIEAEAAMLGQPVSMLIPEVIGFKLTGKLKEGVTATDLVLTVTQMLRAKGVVGKFVEFYGPGLDDMPVADRATIGNMAPEYGATCGLFPIDQRTLDYLNVSGREESRLALVEEYAKAQGMWRDAKTPDPVVTDALALDLGDVVPSLAGPKRPQDRVLLTDAKPSFEDAMEKEFKKAIDLSKRYKVEGANFDLGDGDVVIAAITSCTNTSNPSVMIGAGLLARNAVKKGLKTKPWVKTSLAPGSQVVAEYLEAAGLQGDLDALGFNLVGFGCTTCIGNSGPLDPPISKAINDNDLVAVSVLSGNRNFEGRVNPDVRANYLASPPLVVAYALAGTMFADIVNEPLGHDPDGKPVYLKDIWPSAKEIQDFIDKTVTRELFKTRYADVFKGDDNWQAVEVEGGMTYAWQGGSTYVQNPPYFDGITKEPAPITDIENARVLGLFLDSITTDHISPAGNIRVASPAGQYLQEHQVAVADFNQYGTRRGNHEIMMRGTFANIRIKNQMVKDEEGNVVEGGYTIHHPSGERMYIYDAAMRYAEEGAPLVIFAGKEYGSGSSRDWAAKGTRLLGVRAVIVESFERIHRSNLVGMGVLPLVFDEGHTWQSLGITGAEQVSIKGLAGDQLKPRQKLTAQVTFADGSVKDVPVICRIDTLDELEYFRNGGILHYVLRQLAA; encoded by the coding sequence ATGTCGCTCGATAGCTTCAATTGCCGCCGCGAAATCACCGTCGGCGACCAGAAATACACCTATTTCTCCATTCCGGAGGCGGAGAAGAACGGTCTCGAAGGCGCCTCGCGCCTGCCGTTCTCGCTCAAGGTTCTGCTCGAGAACCTGCTGCGCCACGAAGACGGGCGCACGGTCACCAGGGACGATATCGCCGCCGTCGCCGCCTGGCTCGAAGACAAGGGCTCGGCCGGACGCGAGATCGCCTATCGCCCCGCCCGCGTGCTGATGCAGGACTTCACCGGCGTTCCGGCCGTGGTCGATCTCGCCGCCATGCGTGACGGCATCACCCAGCTCGGTGGCGATCCGGCCCGGATCAACCCGCTCGTGCCCGTCGATCTCGTCATCGACCATTCGGTGATCGTCGACGAATTCGGCACACCGAAGGCCTTTGCGCATAATGTCGAGCTGGAATATCAGCGCAATGGCGAGCGCTACCGCTTCCTGAAATGGGGCCAGTCCGCCTTCGACAATTTCTCCGTCGTGCCCCCCGGCACCGGCATCTGCCACCAGGTCAACCTTGAATACATCTCCCAGGCCGTCTGGACCCGCAAGGACGAGAAGACCGGCGAGACCATCGCCTATCCGGATACGCTGGTGGGCACCGATTCGCACACCACCATGGTCAACGGGCTCGCCGTGCTCGGCTGGGGTGTGGGCGGCATCGAGGCGGAAGCGGCCATGCTCGGCCAGCCGGTTTCCATGCTGATTCCGGAAGTGATCGGCTTCAAGCTGACCGGCAAGCTCAAGGAAGGCGTCACCGCCACCGATCTCGTGCTGACCGTGACGCAGATGCTGCGCGCCAAGGGCGTCGTCGGGAAGTTCGTCGAATTCTACGGGCCCGGTCTCGACGACATGCCCGTCGCCGACCGCGCCACCATCGGCAACATGGCCCCCGAATACGGCGCCACCTGCGGCCTGTTCCCGATCGACCAGCGCACGCTCGATTACCTCAACGTCTCGGGCCGTGAGGAATCCCGTCTCGCCCTCGTCGAGGAATATGCCAAGGCGCAGGGCATGTGGCGCGATGCAAAGACGCCCGATCCGGTCGTCACCGATGCGCTCGCGCTCGATCTCGGCGATGTGGTTCCCTCGCTGGCAGGCCCCAAGCGCCCGCAGGACCGCGTGCTGCTCACCGATGCCAAGCCCTCCTTCGAAGACGCGATGGAGAAAGAGTTCAAGAAGGCGATCGATCTCTCAAAGCGCTACAAGGTCGAGGGCGCCAATTTCGATCTGGGCGACGGCGATGTCGTGATCGCCGCGATCACATCGTGCACCAACACCTCCAATCCTTCCGTGATGATCGGCGCCGGCCTGCTCGCGCGCAATGCAGTGAAGAAGGGCCTCAAGACCAAGCCTTGGGTGAAGACCTCGCTTGCACCCGGTTCGCAGGTCGTGGCGGAATATCTCGAAGCTGCCGGCCTGCAGGGCGATCTCGACGCGCTCGGCTTCAACCTGGTCGGCTTCGGCTGCACCACCTGCATCGGCAATTCCGGCCCGCTCGATCCGCCGATCTCCAAGGCGATCAACGACAACGATCTCGTCGCGGTCTCCGTGCTCTCGGGCAACCGCAATTTCGAGGGCCGCGTCAATCCGGATGTGCGCGCCAATTATCTCGCCTCGCCGCCGCTGGTCGTGGCCTATGCGCTGGCGGGCACGATGTTTGCCGATATCGTCAACGAGCCGCTCGGCCATGATCCCGACGGCAAGCCGGTCTATCTGAAGGACATCTGGCCCTCCGCCAAGGAGATCCAGGACTTCATCGACAAGACCGTCACGCGCGAACTGTTCAAGACCCGCTATGCCGATGTCTTCAAGGGCGACGACAACTGGCAGGCTGTCGAGGTCGAGGGCGGCATGACCTATGCCTGGCAGGGTGGTTCCACCTATGTCCAGAACCCGCCCTATTTCGACGGTATCACCAAGGAGCCGGCGCCGATCACGGATATCGAGAATGCCCGGGTGCTGGGCCTGTTCCTCGATTCGATCACGACCGACCACATCTCGCCTGCGGGCAATATCCGCGTCGCCTCGCCGGCGGGGCAGTATCTGCAGGAGCATCAGGTCGCCGTGGCCGATTTCAACCAGTACGGCACCCGTCGCGGCAACCACGAGATCATGATGCGCGGCACCTTCGCCAATATCCGCATCAAGAACCAGATGGTGAAGGACGAGGAAGGCAACGTGGTCGAGGGTGGCTACACCATCCACCACCCCTCCGGCGAGCGGATGTACATTTATGATGCCGCCATGCGTTACGCTGAGGAAGGCGCACCGCTGGTGATCTTCGCCGGCAAGGAATACGGTTCCGGCTCCTCGCGCGACTGGGCGGCCAAGGGCACGCGGCTTCTGGGCGTACGCGCGGTGATCGTGGAGAGCTTCGAGCGTATCCACCGCTCCAACCTCGTGGGCATGGGCGTGCTGCCGCTCGTCTTTGACGAGGGCCACACCTGGCAGTCGCTGGGCATCACCGGCGCCGAGCAGGTCTCCATCAAGGGGCTCGCCGGCGACCAGCTCAAGCCGCGCCAGAAGCTCACCGCGCAGGTCACCTTCGCCGATGGTTCGGTGAAGGACGTGCCGGTGATCTGCCGTATCGATACGCTGGACGAGCTGGAATATTTCCGCAACGGCGGCATCCTGCACTACGTCCTGCGCCAGCTCGCCGCCTGA
- a CDS encoding ligase-associated DNA damage response DEXH box helicase: MSHDPDPLLPLRFRDWFAGRGWQPRDHQLELLALARARSSALLVAPTGAGKTLAGFLPSMVDLADAPLKPRENRLHTLYISPLKALAVDVARNLETPAREMRLDLAIETRTGDTPAHKRALQMERPPQILLTTPEQLALMLAHREARNLFAGLQRVVLDELHALVTSKRGDLLSLDLARLFALAPDFTAVGLSATVREPQALARYLTPDDARPPQIVTVEGGARAEIRMLESDHPLPQAGHTAAASMPAIYELIRRHRTTLVFVNTRMQAEFVFQALWRLNEETLPIALHHGSLDVAQRRKVEAAMVEGRLKAVVCTATLDLGIDWGDVDLVINVGAPKGASRILQRIGRANHRLDEPSRAYLVPANRFEILECRAALDAVEEAAQDTPDMHPGALDVLAQHVLGMACAEAFDADDLFSEIRMAAPYRDLDRETFDDVLRFVATGGYALTAYERFARIVQGKDGLWRVRDARTAQQYRMNVGTIVEATMVKVRLGRPGRAGQPVGRGGRVLGEVEEYFAETLSPGDTFLFAGEVLTFHGLTEDAAIVSRAAAGTDPKIPSYAGGKFPLSTYLAARVRGYLADPQSWARLPAQLVALLDLQRLRSRLPGPDDLLVETFMRAGRSYLVAYPFEGRLAHQTLGMLLTRRLERARMKPLGFVANDYGLCVWGLRDIGLMEKTKPGFIADLFAQDMLGDDLEEWLEESALMKRTFRYCAVIAGLIERHYPGQKKTTRQVTFSTDLVYDVLRKHDPRHILLRAARQDAATGLLDLKRLAVMLERIKGRIIHQPLTRVSPLGVSIMLEIGRESVYGEGADDLLAQAEEELMREAAGTGNA; encoded by the coding sequence GTGTCACACGATCCCGATCCTCTCCTGCCCCTGCGCTTTCGCGACTGGTTCGCCGGTCGCGGCTGGCAGCCGCGCGACCATCAGCTGGAACTGCTCGCCCTGGCGCGGGCGCGAAGCAGCGCGCTTCTCGTCGCCCCCACCGGCGCGGGCAAGACGCTGGCCGGGTTCCTGCCGAGCATGGTCGATCTGGCCGATGCCCCGTTGAAACCGCGCGAAAACCGGCTGCACACGCTCTACATCTCGCCGCTGAAGGCGCTCGCCGTCGATGTGGCCCGCAATCTCGAGACCCCTGCGCGGGAGATGCGGCTTGATCTCGCCATCGAGACCCGCACCGGCGACACGCCTGCCCACAAGCGGGCACTCCAGATGGAGCGTCCGCCGCAGATCCTGCTCACCACCCCCGAGCAGCTCGCCCTGATGCTCGCTCATCGCGAGGCGCGCAATCTCTTTGCCGGATTGCAGCGCGTCGTGCTCGACGAATTGCACGCCCTCGTCACCTCCAAGCGCGGAGATCTGCTCTCGCTCGATCTCGCCCGGCTCTTCGCCCTCGCCCCCGATTTCACGGCAGTGGGGCTCTCGGCCACGGTGCGTGAACCGCAGGCGCTCGCGCGCTATCTCACGCCCGACGATGCCCGCCCGCCGCAGATCGTCACCGTGGAAGGCGGGGCGCGTGCCGAGATCCGGATGCTGGAATCCGACCATCCGCTGCCGCAGGCCGGGCATACGGCGGCGGCGTCGATGCCCGCGATCTACGAGCTGATCCGCCGCCACAGGACGACGCTCGTCTTCGTCAATACCCGCATGCAGGCGGAATTCGTCTTTCAGGCTTTGTGGCGGCTCAACGAGGAGACCCTGCCCATCGCCCTGCATCACGGCTCCCTCGATGTCGCGCAGCGCCGCAAGGTCGAGGCGGCAATGGTCGAGGGGCGGCTCAAGGCGGTGGTCTGCACCGCGACCCTCGATCTCGGCATCGATTGGGGGGATGTCGATCTCGTGATCAATGTCGGCGCGCCCAAGGGCGCGAGCCGGATCCTGCAGCGGATCGGGCGGGCCAATCACCGGCTCGACGAACCCTCGCGCGCCTATCTCGTGCCGGCTAACCGTTTCGAGATCCTCGAATGCCGCGCGGCGCTCGATGCGGTGGAGGAAGCCGCCCAGGACACGCCCGACATGCATCCCGGCGCCCTCGACGTGCTGGCCCAGCATGTGCTCGGCATGGCCTGTGCCGAGGCTTTCGATGCCGATGACCTCTTTAGCGAAATCCGCATGGCCGCGCCCTATCGCGATCTCGACCGCGAGACCTTCGACGACGTGCTGCGCTTCGTCGCGACGGGGGGTTATGCGCTCACCGCCTATGAGCGTTTCGCGCGTATCGTGCAGGGCAAGGACGGGCTGTGGCGCGTACGCGATGCCCGTACCGCACAGCAATACCGCATGAATGTGGGCACCATCGTCGAGGCCACGATGGTGAAGGTGCGGCTTGGACGTCCCGGTCGCGCCGGCCAGCCGGTGGGGCGCGGCGGGCGCGTTCTGGGCGAGGTCGAGGAATATTTCGCCGAGACGCTCTCGCCCGGTGATACCTTTCTCTTTGCCGGCGAAGTCTTGACCTTTCACGGTCTCACCGAGGATGCGGCCATCGTCTCGCGTGCCGCTGCGGGGACGGATCCGAAGATCCCCAGCTATGCCGGGGGCAAATTCCCGCTCTCGACCTATCTCGCGGCGCGGGTGCGCGGCTATCTGGCCGATCCGCAGAGCTGGGCGCGGCTGCCTGCGCAGCTCGTCGCACTGCTCGATCTGCAAAGGCTGCGCTCGCGCCTGCCGGGCCCGGACGATCTGTTGGTCGAGACCTTCATGCGCGCGGGGCGCTCCTATCTCGTGGCCTATCCCTTCGAGGGCCGGCTCGCGCATCAGACGCTCGGCATGCTGCTCACGCGCAGGCTTGAACGCGCCCGGATGAAGCCGCTCGGCTTCGTCGCCAATGATTACGGGCTCTGCGTCTGGGGGCTGCGCGATATCGGCCTGATGGAGAAGACGAAACCCGGTTTCATCGCGGATCTCTTCGCCCAGGACATGCTCGGTGACGATCTTGAGGAATGGCTTGAGGAATCGGCGCTGATGAAGCGGACCTTCCGCTATTGCGCGGTGATCGCCGGGCTGATCGAGCGGCATTATCCCGGCCAGAAGAAGACCACGCGCCAGGTCACCTTCTCCACCGATCTCGTCTATGACGTGCTGCGCAAGCACGATCCGCGCCACATTCTCCTGCGGGCGGCGCGTCAGGATGCGGCGACGGGGCTGCTTGACCTCAAGCGCCTCGCCGTGATGCTGGAGCGGATCAAGGGGCGAATCATCCACCAGCCACTCACCCGCGTCTCGCCGCTCGGCGTTTCGATCATGCTCGAGATCGGGCGCGAGAGTGTCTATGGCGAAGGCGCGGATGATCTGCTGGCCCAGGCGGAAGAGGAATTGATGCGTGAAGCGGCGGGGACCGGGAATGCCTGA
- the pdeM gene encoding ligase-associated DNA damage response endonuclease PdeM — protein sequence MKLATKSIADERYTAESAFSLGRLAAICDLSGALWLPDERTLLVADLHFEKGAARAARGYLLPPYDTRETLSRLSKVIAQHDPCRVIALGDSFHDRHGPARLSGPALATERAMLADLMRGREWLWLTGNHDPALPDSLGGDVAARTELAGVRLVHEPSLDSGPEIAGHLHPVAKLTGRAGRLRARCFARNTTRCIMPAFGAFTGGLNLRDAAFAPFFPDGATAHVIGRKRVYAVARDRLVAD from the coding sequence ATGAAATTGGCGACCAAATCTATAGCCGACGAACGATACACCGCCGAGAGTGCCTTCAGCCTCGGCCGTCTCGCTGCGATCTGCGATTTATCCGGCGCGCTCTGGCTGCCCGACGAGCGCACGCTTCTGGTGGCTGATCTGCATTTCGAGAAGGGCGCCGCGCGTGCGGCGCGCGGCTACCTGCTTCCGCCCTATGATACCCGCGAGACATTAAGCCGGCTTAGTAAGGTCATCGCCCAACATGATCCTTGCCGCGTGATCGCCCTGGGCGATTCCTTCCATGATCGCCATGGGCCGGCCCGGCTCTCCGGTCCGGCGCTCGCCACGGAGCGCGCCATGCTGGCCGATCTGATGCGCGGGCGCGAGTGGCTCTGGCTCACCGGCAATCACGACCCCGCCCTGCCCGATTCACTCGGCGGTGACGTCGCCGCGCGCACGGAACTCGCCGGCGTGCGCCTGGTGCATGAGCCCTCTCTCGACAGCGGGCCTGAAATCGCCGGCCATCTGCATCCCGTCGCGAAGCTCACGGGCCGGGCCGGGCGGCTGCGCGCGCGCTGCTTCGCCCGCAATACGACGCGCTGCATCATGCCCGCCTTCGGCGCCTTCACCGGCGGTCTCAACCTGCGCGACGCCGCCTTCGCTCCATTTTTCCCCGACGGCGCCACCGCGCATGTGATCGGGCGTAAGCGCGTCTATGCGGTTGCCCGGGACCGGCTCGTGGCGGATTGA
- the glyS gene encoding glycine--tRNA ligase subunit beta has translation MPDLLLELFSEEIPARMQRKAAEDLRRRVTDALVERGFLYEGARTLVTPRRLALHIAGLPAKGEDRREERKGPRVGAPEAALAGFLKGAGLSRIEDAAIRSDAKKGDFYVAVIERPGLPTPEVLTEILPEIIRNFPWPKSMRWGAQSATPGSLTWVRPLRSILCTFGPETEEPEVVPFEIGGIAAGDVTYGHRFLAPTPIPVRRLDDYVAALEKAKVIADSQQRQDIIAHDARDLAFAQGLTLVEDDALLEEVAGLVEWPVTLMGSFDEAFLTIPDEVIRATIRTNQKCFVLAGPDGRLANRFIMVANIAASDGGAQIVAGNERVVRARLSDAKFFWETDRATGLEARLPRLDSIIFHEKLGTQAARIARIGDLARELAPIVDADPARAARAAQLSKADLVTEMVGEFPELQGLMGRYYAQAQGEDDAVAAAIEDHYRPLGPTDAVPKAPVTIAVALADKIDTLTGFWAIDEKPTGSKDPYALRRAALGVIRLLLDNGVRLALSRVFEPLFIAWGERLAAQGVAVTSGVGKRDSGKEGGAPARSDEADLLAFLVDRLKVYLRDHGARHDLIDAVFALPGQDDLTSAVRRVEALGHFLDTEDGANLLAGFKRAANILRIEEKKDGKPFDTAPDLALIQERGQIEEKALAVALARSRDEAQAAIAREDFEAAMRALSQLRAPVDAFFDKVTVNAEDPALRDNRLRLLHALREATRAVADFSLIQGGDRG, from the coding sequence ATGCCCGATCTTCTGCTCGAACTGTTCAGCGAGGAAATTCCCGCGCGCATGCAGCGCAAGGCTGCGGAGGATCTGCGCAGGCGGGTCACCGATGCGCTGGTCGAGCGGGGCTTTCTCTATGAGGGCGCGCGCACGCTGGTGACGCCGCGCCGGCTCGCACTCCACATAGCCGGCCTGCCCGCGAAGGGCGAGGATCGGCGCGAGGAACGCAAGGGCCCACGCGTGGGCGCGCCGGAAGCCGCGCTCGCGGGCTTCCTCAAGGGCGCGGGGCTGTCGCGGATCGAGGATGCCGCGATCCGCAGCGACGCGAAGAAAGGCGATTTCTACGTGGCCGTGATCGAGCGCCCCGGCCTGCCCACGCCCGAGGTGCTCACTGAGATCCTGCCGGAGATCATTCGCAATTTCCCCTGGCCGAAATCCATGCGCTGGGGTGCGCAATCGGCCACCCCCGGTTCTCTGACATGGGTGCGCCCGCTGCGTTCGATCCTGTGCACATTCGGCCCCGAGACCGAAGAACCGGAGGTCGTACCCTTCGAGATCGGCGGCATCGCGGCGGGCGATGTCACTTACGGCCACCGCTTCCTCGCGCCCACGCCGATCCCCGTGCGCCGCCTCGACGATTACGTCGCTGCTCTGGAGAAAGCGAAGGTCATCGCCGATTCGCAGCAGCGACAGGATATCATCGCCCATGACGCGCGCGATCTCGCCTTCGCCCAGGGGCTGACGCTGGTGGAAGACGATGCGCTGCTCGAAGAGGTAGCCGGACTGGTCGAATGGCCCGTGACCCTGATGGGCAGCTTCGACGAGGCCTTTCTCACCATTCCCGACGAGGTGATTCGCGCCACCATCCGCACCAACCAGAAATGTTTCGTGCTCGCCGGCCCGGACGGGCGGCTCGCCAATCGTTTCATCATGGTCGCCAACATTGCAGCCAGCGATGGCGGCGCGCAGATCGTGGCGGGGAACGAGCGCGTGGTGCGCGCGCGGCTCTCCGATGCGAAATTCTTCTGGGAGACCGATCGCGCCACCGGGCTGGAAGCGCGTCTGCCGCGCCTCGATTCGATCATCTTCCACGAGAAACTCGGCACCCAGGCCGCCCGCATCGCCCGCATCGGCGATCTCGCGCGCGAACTGGCTCCGATCGTGGATGCCGATCCCGCGCGCGCCGCGCGCGCCGCGCAGCTATCCAAGGCTGATCTCGTCACCGAGATGGTCGGCGAATTCCCCGAATTGCAGGGTCTGATGGGGCGCTATTATGCGCAGGCACAGGGCGAGGATGACGCGGTCGCCGCCGCCATCGAGGATCATTACCGCCCCCTCGGCCCCACCGACGCCGTACCGAAAGCCCCGGTCACCATCGCGGTGGCTTTGGCCGACAAGATCGACACGCTGACCGGCTTCTGGGCGATCGACGAGAAGCCGACGGGCTCGAAGGACCCCTATGCCCTGCGCCGCGCGGCGCTCGGGGTGATCCGGCTCCTGCTCGATAACGGCGTGCGTCTCGCGCTTTCGCGCGTATTCGAGCCGCTCTTCATCGCCTGGGGCGAACGCCTCGCCGCGCAGGGCGTCGCGGTCACGTCCGGCGTCGGCAAACGCGATTCAGGCAAGGAAGGCGGCGCGCCCGCGCGCTCCGACGAGGCCGATCTGCTCGCCTTCCTGGTGGATCGCCTCAAGGTGTATCTGCGCGATCACGGCGCGCGCCACGATCTGATCGATGCGGTCTTCGCCCTGCCCGGCCAGGATGATCTTACCTCCGCCGTGCGCCGGGTCGAGGCGCTCGGCCATTTCCTCGATACGGAAGACGGCGCCAACCTGCTTGCGGGTTTCAAGCGCGCGGCCAATATCCTGCGCATCGAGGAAAAGAAGGACGGCAAGCCCTTCGACACCGCCCCCGATCTCGCCCTGATCCAGGAACGCGGCCAGATCGAGGAAAAGGCGCTGGCCGTGGCACTCGCACGCAGCCGCGACGAGGCGCAAGCGGCGATCGCGAGGGAGGATTTCGAAGCCGCGATGCGTGCCCTCTCGCAATTGCGCGCGCCGGTCGATGCCTTCTTCGACAAGGTCACCGTCAATGCCGAGGATCCCGCGCTTCGCGACAACCGCCTGCGCCTGCTCCACGCCCTGCGCGAGGCCACCCGCGCCGTGGCAGATTTCAGCCTGATTCAGGGCGGTGATCGCGGCTGA